The DNA sequence atcatcattataaaaaattgaaaatttgaggCTTAGTTAAATTGTTATGAACTCGATcgtaatagtactactaattatatattctcaAACTAGTGCGAAATTCAACAAACTTTACATTTCTCATCTTTATTCAGCGAATTCCAATTGAGAAATTGGATCTCTTCTATACATATAAATGGTGCCTACTCAAAAAGAGAATTGACAATcgtaaaattgaagaaaagaaaaataaatgtcatTGAGAAATGAGGCTTGAAAATGGGGAGGTTTGTCGAGTCATTCCGGCAAGCTGCTCCATCAGCTCCATAATCCGGGCCCTGTATTCCCGGGCCTGGCCCACGGCCTCGGCCTCGAGCTCGCCAAGCTGAAAGCAGAGGCGCTCCTCGGCCTCCTCCGTGACCATGAGGCGCTCCATTGCTCGTGTCAACTCCGCCCTCgttctctcctctctctcgaGGCTCTCCCTCAGCTCCCTCTCCAGTTCCCCGTTCCTCCGCCTCAGCGCCGCCTCTCCTTTCGTTTGCTGCGCGGCCGCGGGAATGGCAATGCTTGGCgccattttatcaaattatattgATGTGTGGTTTGGTTTGTGAGTTTGTGTTATGAGTCGATGAAGGAAAAATGATACGTGCATGTTGTTTATATAGGCATGAAATTGAGGTGTCTAGGTTCAATGTATCTGCTCCTTCAATTGTGAGGTTCCTAACTTCCCATCTCTCTTGTGACGTGTTTAGTTAGTGATCCCACGAGTTTGGTCTATTTACAGGGTGGCCCctatatgttttaatttttgtgaaacaggaatgaatattaattaattcatgtaTTCATAATCATAAGTTGTAGCTTAATGTAATGAGTGAAGGTGTCATGTCACGAAGGATGAAGATTTGGTGATCATCTTATAATCTTATATAgggataatttatttttgtaacttAATAAAGTATGCCACCAATGTAATTATAAGCTCCGTCACGATGTTTTGTCGGTTCTTTCCTAGCCATATTAATTAAGAGAGTCAAATCATATGTGGCCTATAGAGAACTTCTGTTAAATGTATATAATCGATTCTTTTTAGATTAAGGAGGAActtagtaacttttttctcttatcGTTCGTGAGTTCTCTCTCATTATCTATCTATATTTTTGAAGTACGGGAACATTCAAAATCTTCTTTGTTACAATTCtgttcaattttggaaatgtaTCGCTCAAGCATAGGAAAATTAATACGGagtaattactactac is a window from the Salvia hispanica cultivar TCC Black 2014 chromosome 1, UniMelb_Shisp_WGS_1.0, whole genome shotgun sequence genome containing:
- the LOC125202235 gene encoding protein RESPONSE TO LOW SULFUR 3-like → MAPSIAIPAAAQQTKGEAALRRRNGELERELRESLEREERTRAELTRAMERLMVTEEAEERLCFQLGELEAEAVGQAREYRARIMELMEQLAGMTRQTSPFSSLISQ